The genomic region TAAAGGAATCTCAGCTCCAATTAGCTGTTGGTTAATCGCATCCTGTTGAAACCTTTGTTTATCAATCTGCTTCGCAAAATAAAGATATTGTATCCCCTCTTCAGGCAGATCCGGTCCTTTGATGAGAAAGAGAAAAGCAGGTGCATTAGGTGAAGGCGATTTTGATTTGGGCTGACCATTCTCATCCAACCCAAAATCCATAAACTTCTCTTTCACCGTCAGATGATAATGTCCTGCTTCAAAAGTTCTTTGGGTATCTACCATATCGATTTTAATTGCACCGTATACTTCACCCGTCTTGGTATTGACCAGATCAGGTGTTACGGACCGAATGGTGGGTGTCAGATCATAATCAAACTGATAGGCTTTCAGACCGTTATAATTCAATGGATGATTCACCCGTACATCATGCCTCGCTACCTCAGCTAACTGAGGTTTCTTCGAGAGATCTGAACAATCCGCTGTACATTCATACAAAACAACTTTCGTTTCAAACAGTTTTGGAACGGTCTTATTCAGGTTACGGAATTGCTCTGGTACTTCTTCCTCGCTGTAGAATTCAACATTAAACTGTTCATTTTGCAGATACATCGACGTATTCGGGATCTTTTTGATCTCACCTTCAGGAAAAGCGACATGCTCGTCCAGATTCAGACCAGGAAGTCCTCGTGCGAGCACCGCCAGCAAAAATATAATGAGTCCGATATGAATAACATATGGGCCCCATCGACTGAATCGCTGTTTCTCGGCGAGTAATGCATCACCCTGCGTGTGCACACGGTACCCTTTCTTTTTCAGCGGCGTAACCGCTTTCTTAATCCAGTCTTCTGGTGCCTCTTCAATGGAACCTTGGTACACCAGACGCTGTCTTGTCAAAAATTGCGTATGTTTGCGTATTCTCTGTTTATTCAGTGCTTTATAGAGCGGTAAGACGCGATCCAGACTGCATATCACCAATGATGCACCAATCAGCACCAGCAGTAGAATAAACCACCAGGATTCGTATGTATGGGATAGACCCAACAGATAATAAATGTGACCCAGCTGACCGTATGTTTCTTTGTAATACACGGAAGGATCAATATTCAAGAATGTACTTTCTTGCGGATAGATCGTGCCAAGCATAGAGCCTACAAGCGTAAAGACAATCATATAGACGGCAATTTTGACGGATGAAAAAAAGTTCCATATGCGGTCAATGATATTGGGATTACTCCGCTGTGAACGGCGCGCCATGCCATCATAGCGCATTTCCAGCACTTCATCCGATTTAGCTTCAGCCTCCAGCAGCGGTTTCCCACATGCTTCACATAATACAGTGCCTACCGGATTCTGGTGTCCGCACTCACATTTGGTATTTTGGAACACGAATAGACCTCCTGTCAGGGCTGCTTCGCCAGTTGCGAAATTTGAGCGTCAAGTGTGTCCAAATCAAGTTGCCCGATATGAATGGTAGAGATTTTGCCCGTGTCGGATACAAAGAATGTCGTTGGCATCGGAGAGATTCCGAAATCACGAACCGAGTTTTTCTCCCGGTCCAGCATGATTGGAAACGTAACTCCAACTTGCCTTACAAAATTATCCACCGTCATCTGGTCTTCCCCAACATTAATCCCGACAAATTGTACTCCTTGGTCCTTCCATTTGTCAGCTTGCGCCTGAAGTGCAGGCATTTCTTTAACACACGGTTCACACCACGTGCCCCAGAAATTGATCACCATCGCTTTTCCTTTGTACTCATCAGACGTATGAACTTGACCATCCAGGCCCAGCAGTTCAAAAGAAGGAGACTTGTCCCCTTCCTTTGGTTTGCCATTCGAGCCGGATACCGATGTGGTAATCGCATATCCGCCCAACACCAGGATCAATAACAAAATGACGATTTGCACCGTTCTTCTTGATTTCCCCATGTGCTGCTCCCCTTTTAAGTCAGCATTTTGCATAAATTGATTTTAAACGCTCCCGGGTACAAGAATTAGACGAATAACACCATTTCGATCTAATTCTTGCTGATTGAAAGTCTCTCCGGGGATTTATGCAAAAAGCTTGAGTGACTGTAGCATTCGCATCTCGTTGATCTCAGACAACTGTGAACATCCTATGAACAATTATAGCGAACTTCGTCACAAAACTGCGGCGCTTTTATGAAAATTATGTGTCCTCACATTACCTTTTTTTCATTTTTTTGGCTGGTTCTGATTGTGCGAGTGTAATCAGGTTGTTGACTTCCTCTTTGGTCAGATTGCGTGTCAAACCACGTTTCAGGTTTTGTAGCAAAATACCACCAAACGAAATCCGTTTCAGTCGGGTTACCGGATGGTTGATCGCCTCGAACATACGTCTAACCTGACGGTTACGCCCTTCATAGATCGTAATGGAGATCACCGACTCATTGGCCGCTGTATCCACATCTTTGTACTCTACCTCTGCAGGAGCAGTCATGCCGTCATCCAGCATAATGCCTGTCTTTAATTTCTCCAGAGCAGTACCATGCGGTACACCTTTGACCGTTGCATGATACGTTTTGGGTACGTGATGCTTCGGATGTGTCAACAAGTGTGCAAACTCACCATCATTCGTCAGGATCAATAAGCCCTCCGTGTCATAATCCAGACGACCCACAGGGTATACACGTTCCTTGACACCTTTCAAGTAGTCGGATACAATTTTCCGACCTTCCGGGTCAGATGCACTTGTGATAACGCCTTTAGGCTTATTCAACATCAAGTACACTTTTTTCTCACTGCGGATTGGTTTTCCATTAACCGTAATCATATCCTCTTCGGGGTTCGCTTTCGTACCCAGTTCGGTTACGACCTCCCCGTTAACTTCTACTTTGCCGGACAGGATCAGTTCCTCGCTCTTGCGGCGGGATGCAATGCCTGCCTGTGCGATAATTTTTTGTAATCTTTCCATGTTTGTCATGTCACCTCACACTAATGATACCCATCACGCAGGGAAATCACAAGGATTATCCAAGGATTTTGTAAACTGGCGTCACAAATATCCATTTTAGCCTACCTTCCTTCTTCAGAAGGATGCAAAAAAAAGGCTTACCCTTACACTACCTGTTGAACACAGATGGCATAAAGATAAGCCTTTTTCTCAAATCATTCAATTGGAAACTTTACCGGCAACCGCAACCTGCTTTTTGGCAGGCGTGGTGCTATCTTTAATGAAAGACTGCAATGTTTTGGAAGTAATATAATAGGTTCGTCCACCATACACAAACGTCATCATGCCGATTACCCGGTTATTCTGATCCAGAACAGGGCCACCTGAATTACCTTGTGCCATGGATTTCACAATACTGCCGATTCCCTTCTTGCCTGGAACATCCGAAGCCTGGGAACTGAACACCCGGCTTTTTGCTATCGTATTGTAGGTTGAAGGGAAATCTTCATCCAGAATGACCAGATCACCAGCAGGATTTTTGGGGAATCCAATGGTGTAGACGACCTGGTTATCCCTTGCGTTCGTGAACGTAACCGGTTTGGCGTCTATCTCCTTGTCCAACTTCAGCAATGCCATATCTGTCACCGGATCTGTTTTAATGATCTTTGCCTTTACAGGCTGACCCAACGAACCCGGACTTGCAACAGTCAGTGTGCCTTCATCACCATCAGACAGTTCAGCATAACTCTGAACGACATGGTAATTCGTGAGCACTTCATCCTTGGAGATCAGTATTGAGGTACCAACATCATAATATACCATATCGGGTTCATTCTGCTTGACCAAACGTACATTCACGACTGGAAAAGAATCCGCTGTGACCGCCATTTGTGCACGCAGCTGTTTGTCGAAGTATCCTGTAAAATGTATCGTCTGAACGGCTTGAGCCGCCGCCAGCCCCGTTGACCCTGCGAGCATTGCAATGGCAAGCACGCCTGTCATTCCGACACGGAGCATTCGTTTCCAACTCTTCTGCATGTCTCACTCTCCTCCGCTATTATTCTAGCATATCTAATATATCGGAAGGAAAGGAGATATCTTTTAACCAAAAACGAGCAAACAAATGGCGAGCGCAGCAATAAAACCAACGACATCGGAAAACAACCCTACTTTGAGCGCATACCGACCGTTCCGTATGCCTACAGCTCCAAAATAGACGGTCAGCACGTATAACGTGGTATCTGTACTTCCCTGAATGGTAGATGCCATGCGTCCAATCATGGAATCAGGGCCATGGGTTTTGATCAGATCGGTTGTAAACGCAAGGGAGCCTGTCCCGGTCAACGGACGCAGAATCCCGAGTGGCAAGACTTCCCCCGGTACACCCATCCAGGATACAAGAGGAGCTAACAGGCTAATCACAAAATCCAGTGCACCCGAGGCACGAAAGACGCTGATTGCGACCATCATGCCCACGAGATGCGGGATTATGCTAATTGCAGTAGAGAATCCATCTTTGGCCCCATCAACAAAGGATTCGTATACCGGGACCTTTTTGGTAAACGCATATAATGGAACAAACGCGATAATAACCGGGATGGCCCAGACAGAGATCCAGTTGATGAAGGTTAACAAGGGTGCTCATCCTTTCATGCCGGGATTGCCACTTTTCTGTATGCGCGGCGGTTTATGTAATGCCCTGTTTCGATACCAGCGATCGGCGATTATGGCAGCAAGTGTAGCGATAATGGTAGCCATTAGTGTTGTTCCTACAATCTCTGTAGCATTTGCGGAATGATAGTTTAACCGGATCGCAATCAGCGTTGTTGGAATAATGGTAATGCTCGCCGTATTCAGAGCCAGTAAGGTGCACATGGCAGGAGAAGCCGTTTGTTTGTCCGGATTAAGCTCTTGCAGTTGTTGCATGGCTTTGATTCCCATCGGAGTAGCCGCATTTCCTAACCCTAGCAGATTGGCACTCATATTGGAGAGAATATAACCCATCGCCGGATGATTTTTGGGCACATCGGGGAATAGAAAACCAACAACCGGACCCAGCAGCTTAGCGATCCGGGCTAGGAGACCGGCATCTTCAGCCATTTTCATCATGCCCATCCAGAACACAAGCACACTGATCAGTCCAAAACAGACCGTGACTCCCGTTGCCGCTCCATCGAAAGCGGCTTGCGTGACCACTTCGATATTGCCGTTGATGGCCGCAAAAGCAAATCCGATTAAGATCATGAGTAGCCAAATTAGATTGATCATGGGTTACATCCTCCCTTCAAAGGTGATTTAGTTAAGGAGATAACAGGTGACTTAACACGGCACGCCATGCAGCTGCCCAGGAAGAGACATTGCCGATTCCACCCATTGTAGCCTCTTCTGTCTTCGGCTCAGGAGGAATAAAACTACCTTTGCGATATACCGGAATCGAGCCCACCAGTTTGCCGTCTAACTGCATATCAATGCGACCCGCCAACCCGAACGAAGGATCTGTTGATGGTCCCTTGCCTTCCGTTTCTGACTGTGTTCGATTCTGGTGCAGAATCAACTTCTTGGTCAATGAGCTTTGCTCACTCTTAGCCAGTGGGTACCAAAATCCCCGGCCTGTAACGACATCAGTATTTTGCACAGGCTGTTCTTGTTTGGCCACCTCTACCAACGGAAAGTATTCAAACCCGAAATCAAGCATCCGAGCATGATCGTTCCAATCGTTTCCATCGTTCAGCGTTACCGCAGCGAGCTGCTGTCCATTACGTGTAGCAGAGCTGACCAAACATCTGAATGCTTTTTTCGTATAGCCGGTTTTCACGCCATCCGCACCTTCATACATCCGCAGCATTTTATTTTTGTTGTGCCAGGAGTATTCCCAGCTTTCATTGGGATTCGGTGCGGATTTGTCTTCCGTAGCTACGATGCGTTTAAACACCGGATTGTGCAACGCGTAGGCAGTTAATCTCGCCAAATCATTGGCTGTTGAGTAATGACCTTCTGCATCAAGTCCGTGAGGGTTCATAAAGTGGGAATGGGTCAGACCAATTTGCTCGGCTTTTTTGTTCATTAATAGTACAAACCCTTCTTCCGACCCCCCCACATGTTCTGCGATCGCAGAGGCCGCGTCATTGCCTGAACGGAGCATTAGCCCGTACAACATGTTCTCGAGTGTCATCTCTTCACCTAACTTGAGATAGAGAGAAGATCCTTCTTTGGCGAAAGCCGAGGGAGACACTTTCACTTTCTCATCCAGCTTGCTGTGTTCGATCGCTACGATCGCTGTCATGATTTTGGTCAGGCTGGCGATGCGCAGTTCCTTATCCCCATCTTTGCTGTATAAGATCCGGCCTGATGTGACATCAATGAGAGCAGCGCTTTGAGCATGCGTAGATGGACCTTGAATCGTTGCCTGGGCTTGAGTAACCCCTAATGAAGACAGCAAGAAGACAGGGATAAGCATGCATGCAATGATTTTCGTTATTTTTCGCATCAATTCATTCCTCCGGGTCACTTGGAATCTTGTACTATCTTATGTCCGGACAACTTGGAGTATGTCCCATAGGGCAAAAACAACAAAAAATCCCTCTCGCTGGGATGCGGGAGGGGTTATGTATGAGGCACTATGTAAGTGATGAAGAGCTAGGTTAACGATTACGCCTGATCCGGTTTATCCAGCATTTTAGCCACTTTTCTCATAATTCTGGAGACTCTCATCTGGCTGATGTCTTCCATATCTGCGGTCTGGGTTTGGTTAAAACCGTCTACACGATGCTTCAACACAGTTACTTCTTTCTCACTAAGTTTGCGCTTGACCGAATCAATAACCGCATCAACGTATAACTTGTCCAGAACACCTTCTTCAATGTTCTCCCCACTATAGATGGTATCCAG from Paenibacillus sp. FSL R5-0341 harbors:
- a CDS encoding cytochrome c biogenesis protein ResB, with protein sequence MFQNTKCECGHQNPVGTVLCEACGKPLLEAEAKSDEVLEMRYDGMARRSQRSNPNIIDRIWNFFSSVKIAVYMIVFTLVGSMLGTIYPQESTFLNIDPSVYYKETYGQLGHIYYLLGLSHTYESWWFILLLVLIGASLVICSLDRVLPLYKALNKQRIRKHTQFLTRQRLVYQGSIEEAPEDWIKKAVTPLKKKGYRVHTQGDALLAEKQRFSRWGPYVIHIGLIIFLLAVLARGLPGLNLDEHVAFPEGEIKKIPNTSMYLQNEQFNVEFYSEEEVPEQFRNLNKTVPKLFETKVVLYECTADCSDLSKKPQLAEVARHDVRVNHPLNYNGLKAYQFDYDLTPTIRSVTPDLVNTKTGEVYGAIKIDMVDTQRTFEAGHYHLTVKEKFMDFGLDENGQPKSKSPSPNAPAFLFLIKGPDLPEEGIQYLYFAKQIDKQRFQQDAINQQLIGAEIPLQLEVDSMDKVDIIQSVSYLNIRVDKAMPFVWVGAGIVMLGLIMGFYWHHRRIWIRFDDKQLTLGGHTNKNWFGFRREVAAVLKQMNLEVEEKSLDNGGNQA
- a CDS encoding redoxin family protein, producing the protein MGKSRRTVQIVILLLILVLGGYAITTSVSGSNGKPKEGDKSPSFELLGLDGQVHTSDEYKGKAMVINFWGTWCEPCVKEMPALQAQADKWKDQGVQFVGINVGEDQMTVDNFVRQVGVTFPIMLDREKNSVRDFGISPMPTTFFVSDTGKISTIHIGQLDLDTLDAQISQLAKQP
- a CDS encoding pseudouridine synthase, with amino-acid sequence MERLQKIIAQAGIASRRKSEELILSGKVEVNGEVVTELGTKANPEEDMITVNGKPIRSEKKVYLMLNKPKGVITSASDPEGRKIVSDYLKGVKERVYPVGRLDYDTEGLLILTNDGEFAHLLTHPKHHVPKTYHATVKGVPHGTALEKLKTGIMLDDGMTAPAEVEYKDVDTAANESVISITIYEGRNRQVRRMFEAINHPVTRLKRISFGGILLQNLKRGLTRNLTKEEVNNLITLAQSEPAKKMKKR
- a CDS encoding serine protease, yielding MQKSWKRMLRVGMTGVLAIAMLAGSTGLAAAQAVQTIHFTGYFDKQLRAQMAVTADSFPVVNVRLVKQNEPDMVYYDVGTSILISKDEVLTNYHVVQSYAELSDGDEGTLTVASPGSLGQPVKAKIIKTDPVTDMALLKLDKEIDAKPVTFTNARDNQVVYTIGFPKNPAGDLVILDEDFPSTYNTIAKSRVFSSQASDVPGKKGIGSIVKSMAQGNSGGPVLDQNNRVIGMMTFVYGGRTYYITSKTLQSFIKDSTTPAKKQVAVAGKVSN
- a CDS encoding spore maturation protein, translating into MLTFINWISVWAIPVIIAFVPLYAFTKKVPVYESFVDGAKDGFSTAISIIPHLVGMMVAISVFRASGALDFVISLLAPLVSWMGVPGEVLPLGILRPLTGTGSLAFTTDLIKTHGPDSMIGRMASTIQGSTDTTLYVLTVYFGAVGIRNGRYALKVGLFSDVVGFIAALAICLLVFG
- a CDS encoding nucleoside recognition domain-containing protein, with the protein product MINLIWLLMILIGFAFAAINGNIEVVTQAAFDGAATGVTVCFGLISVLVFWMGMMKMAEDAGLLARIAKLLGPVVGFLFPDVPKNHPAMGYILSNMSANLLGLGNAATPMGIKAMQQLQELNPDKQTASPAMCTLLALNTASITIIPTTLIAIRLNYHSANATEIVGTTLMATIIATLAAIIADRWYRNRALHKPPRIQKSGNPGMKG
- a CDS encoding D-alanyl-D-alanine carboxypeptidase family protein, which translates into the protein MRKITKIIACMLIPVFLLSSLGVTQAQATIQGPSTHAQSAALIDVTSGRILYSKDGDKELRIASLTKIMTAIVAIEHSKLDEKVKVSPSAFAKEGSSLYLKLGEEMTLENMLYGLMLRSGNDAASAIAEHVGGSEEGFVLLMNKKAEQIGLTHSHFMNPHGLDAEGHYSTANDLARLTAYALHNPVFKRIVATEDKSAPNPNESWEYSWHNKNKMLRMYEGADGVKTGYTKKAFRCLVSSATRNGQQLAAVTLNDGNDWNDHARMLDFGFEYFPLVEVAKQEQPVQNTDVVTGRGFWYPLAKSEQSSLTKKLILHQNRTQSETEGKGPSTDPSFGLAGRIDMQLDGKLVGSIPVYRKGSFIPPEPKTEEATMGGIGNVSSWAAAWRAVLSHLLSP